A single window of Candidatus Rhabdochlamydia oedothoracis DNA harbors:
- a CDS encoding ATP-dependent Clp protease ATP-binding subunit, translated as MFDKFTNRAKQVIKLAKKEAQRLNHNYLGTEHILLGLLKLGQGIAVNVLRNFNLDYDTVRAEVERLVGFGPEIQVYGDPALTGKVKKVFEYSNEEAANLNHNYVGTEHLLLALLRQRDGVAAQVLENLNVNLKDIYREILKELEIFNLQIPPSGMSSSNNPNYSSASKAPEKGMTSEKMPALKAYGHDLTEACREGKLDPVIGRKEEVERLILILCRRRKNNPVLIGEAGVGKTAIVEGLAQAIVKGEVPDHLIKKRLISLDLTLMIAGTKYRGQFEERIKAVMDEIKKNGNILLFIDELHTIVGAGAAEGAIDASNILKPALSRGEIQCIGATTIDEYRKHIEKDAALERRFQKILVTPPSVEEAVAILMGLKAKYEDHHKCIYTDSSIKSAVYLSDRYITGRFLPDKAIDLIDEAGAKARIATMPQSQEITKYETEIEKVLVAKETALEKQEYEEAAKLRDTEQNLREQLKQISERWKNNKEEHQVIVDEEEVAEIVAKQTKIPLTRLTEGETTKVLKMEEILKKNIIGQDDAVSVVCRAIRRSRADIKDPNRPIGAFLFLGPTGVGKTLLAKQLAINMFGGEDALIQVDMSEYMEKFSISRMTGSPPGYVGHEEGGQLTEQVRQRPYCVVLFDEVEKAHPDVLNMLLQILEEGRLTDSFGRRIDFRNTIIIMTSNLGADLIRRSSEVGFAAGEGTPDYKSMEETIRRSVAKGFKPEFINRLDGMIIFKPLDRAHLFNVIELEVKKVLERLARKQISFILDEKAKDFLVNKGFDPAMGARPLRRIIEQYLEDPLAEQLLLNPGKGGHWLISANEDKLLLTPQEECLTIADKQAPAEGG; from the coding sequence ATGTTTGATAAATTTACTAACCGTGCTAAGCAAGTCATTAAACTTGCAAAAAAAGAAGCCCAACGCCTTAATCACAACTACCTTGGAACTGAACACATCTTACTTGGATTGCTCAAACTCGGTCAAGGAATTGCTGTTAATGTACTTCGTAATTTTAATTTAGATTACGATACTGTACGTGCTGAAGTAGAAAGACTTGTTGGCTTTGGACCAGAAATCCAGGTCTATGGAGATCCCGCATTAACGGGAAAAGTAAAAAAAGTTTTTGAATACTCCAATGAAGAAGCTGCCAATCTTAATCACAATTATGTAGGAACAGAGCACCTATTGCTAGCTCTTTTACGCCAGCGAGATGGCGTTGCTGCGCAAGTACTAGAAAATCTCAATGTGAACTTAAAAGATATTTACCGAGAGATCCTTAAAGAATTAGAAATCTTCAATTTACAGATCCCCCCTTCTGGTATGAGTTCTTCAAATAATCCTAATTACTCTTCTGCAAGTAAAGCCCCAGAAAAAGGAATGACCTCAGAAAAAATGCCTGCGCTGAAAGCCTACGGTCACGATTTAACCGAAGCTTGTCGCGAAGGGAAGCTTGATCCAGTAATCGGCAGAAAAGAAGAGGTGGAGCGCCTGATTTTAATTCTCTGTAGAAGACGCAAAAATAACCCGGTTTTAATCGGAGAAGCAGGAGTAGGAAAAACAGCAATAGTAGAAGGGTTAGCTCAAGCCATTGTTAAAGGTGAAGTTCCTGACCATTTGATTAAAAAACGCCTGATTTCACTCGACCTTACTTTGATGATTGCAGGAACTAAATACCGCGGACAGTTTGAAGAGCGAATCAAAGCGGTTATGGATGAGATTAAAAAGAATGGAAATATCCTTCTCTTTATCGATGAGCTACATACGATTGTTGGAGCAGGCGCTGCTGAAGGAGCCATTGACGCGTCCAATATTTTAAAACCCGCACTCTCTCGTGGTGAAATCCAGTGCATTGGAGCAACTACTATTGATGAATACCGCAAACACATTGAAAAAGACGCTGCTTTAGAAAGGCGTTTTCAGAAAATTCTCGTTACCCCCCCCTCTGTTGAAGAGGCTGTTGCTATTTTAATGGGCCTAAAAGCCAAATATGAAGATCATCATAAGTGCATTTATACCGATTCTTCGATTAAATCCGCTGTCTATCTATCAGATCGTTATATTACAGGAAGATTCCTACCAGATAAAGCAATCGATTTGATCGATGAAGCCGGAGCTAAAGCGCGGATTGCAACCATGCCCCAGTCTCAAGAAATTACAAAATATGAAACAGAAATCGAAAAAGTTCTTGTAGCTAAAGAAACCGCTTTAGAAAAACAAGAGTATGAAGAAGCTGCCAAATTACGCGATACCGAACAGAACCTACGAGAGCAGCTAAAGCAGATCAGTGAGAGATGGAAAAATAACAAAGAAGAACACCAAGTAATTGTTGATGAAGAAGAAGTTGCAGAAATCGTAGCTAAGCAAACAAAAATTCCTCTGACAAGGTTAACAGAAGGAGAAACTACAAAAGTGCTTAAAATGGAAGAGATCCTAAAGAAAAACATTATCGGTCAAGATGATGCAGTAAGCGTTGTTTGTAGAGCTATCCGCCGCAGCAGAGCCGATATTAAGGATCCCAATAGACCTATTGGCGCTTTTCTCTTTCTAGGACCCACAGGTGTGGGAAAAACGCTATTAGCAAAGCAACTTGCCATTAATATGTTCGGCGGTGAAGATGCCCTAATTCAGGTCGATATGTCTGAATATATGGAGAAGTTTTCTATCAGCCGCATGACTGGTTCTCCTCCTGGCTATGTAGGTCATGAAGAAGGTGGTCAATTGACAGAACAAGTAAGACAAAGGCCTTATTGTGTAGTGTTATTTGATGAGGTAGAAAAAGCACACCCGGATGTACTGAATATGCTTTTACAAATATTAGAGGAAGGGCGCCTAACCGATTCATTTGGCCGCCGAATTGACTTCCGTAATACCATCATCATTATGACTTCAAATTTAGGTGCAGATCTTATTCGTAGATCCTCTGAAGTAGGTTTTGCAGCGGGTGAAGGCACCCCTGACTATAAATCTATGGAAGAGACTATTAGACGCTCGGTTGCTAAAGGATTTAAACCAGAGTTTATCAACCGCCTAGACGGAATGATTATCTTTAAACCTCTGGATAGAGCTCATCTCTTTAACGTCATTGAATTAGAGGTGAAAAAAGTGTTAGAGCGTCTAGCTAGAAAACAGATATCTTTCATACTTGATGAAAAAGCAAAAGACTTTTTGGTAAATAAAGGCTTTGATCCTGCAATGGGAGCCAGACCTTTACGTCGTATCATCGAACAATACTTAGAGGACCCTCTAGCAGAACAACTTTTGCTAAATCCAGGCAAAGGCGGTCACTGGTTAATTTCAGCAAATGAGGATAAGCTCTTGCTCACTCCTCAGGAAGAATGTTTGACCATAGCTGATAAACAAGCTCCTGCAGAAGGTGGTTAA
- a CDS encoding IS30 family transposase, with protein sequence MSGWLKRHGKEHVSHETIYNHIWKDKRQGGHLYRELRHRGKKYNKQRKGTSGRGNIPGRIDIKQRPCIVEKKTRLGDWELDTVIGARHKGVIVSMVERTSKLN encoded by the coding sequence ATATCCGGATGGCTTAAAAGACATGGTAAAGAACATGTTAGTCATGAGACCATCTATAATCATATCTGGAAAGATAAACGACAGGGAGGACATCTTTATAGAGAGCTCCGTCATCGAGGGAAAAAATATAACAAGCAGAGAAAGGGAACTTCTGGAAGAGGGAACATCCCTGGTCGTATAGATATTAAGCAACGGCCTTGTATTGTAGAAAAAAAGACTCGTTTAGGAGACTGGGAACTAGATACAGTCATAGGGGCAAGACATAAAGGCGTAATTGTATCAATGGTAGAAAGAACTTCCAAGCTAAATTAA